From the genome of Rosettibacter firmus, one region includes:
- the hslV gene encoding ATP-dependent protease subunit HslV, with protein sequence MKVRSTTIIGVIKDGKAALGGDGQVTLGNTVMKHNSTKIRKLLNGKVLCGFAGSTADAFTLLERFEEKLEAFSGNVSRAVVELAKDWRTDKYLRRLEAMLAVITQDKAFIVSGNGDVIEPEDNIVAIGSGGMYALAAAKMLKKYSNLSAKEIVEESLKTAADICIYTNDRITIEVIE encoded by the coding sequence ATGAAAGTTCGCTCAACAACAATTATTGGTGTAATAAAAGATGGAAAAGCTGCATTAGGTGGTGATGGTCAGGTTACACTTGGAAACACTGTAATGAAACATAACTCAACAAAAATCAGAAAATTACTAAATGGAAAAGTTTTATGTGGCTTTGCTGGTTCAACAGCCGATGCATTTACTCTTCTTGAAAGATTTGAAGAAAAACTTGAAGCTTTTAGTGGCAATGTAAGTAGAGCAGTTGTAGAACTGGCAAAAGATTGGAGAACAGATAAATATTTAAGAAGACTGGAAGCAATGCTGGCAGTAATAACACAGGATAAAGCTTTTATAGTATCTGGCAATGGAGATGTTATTGAACCAGAAGATAATATTGTTGCAATAGGGAGCGGTGGTATGTATGCACTTGCAGCAGCAAAAATGCTTAAAAAATATAGCAACCTCTCGGCTAAAGAAATTGTAGAAGAGTCATTAAAAACAGCAGCAGACATTTGTATTTATACAAATGATAGAATAACAATTGAAGTAATTGAATAA
- a CDS encoding T9SS type A sorting domain-containing protein, which produces MTRKILSTIFFILLAINFSFSQNPEWVNFNAGHYINALAFEGDYIWVGTTGGLFNVNMFTGEKVYYIKTNSGLPDNWVYAIAIDSEGNKWIGTGGGLAVYREGGVILDVNEKEENPVSKKFSLYQNYPNPFNPATVIEFDIPEITNVKLEVYDILGRKVKTILDERLEVGRYRVKFDGGDLSSGVYFYVLLTNKFSSVKKMVLVK; this is translated from the coding sequence ATGACAAGAAAAATATTATCAACGATTTTTTTCATTCTTTTAGCAATTAATTTTTCATTTTCTCAAAATCCTGAGTGGGTTAATTTCAATGCGGGGCATTATATTAATGCACTTGCATTTGAAGGTGATTACATCTGGGTTGGGACAACTGGAGGTTTATTTAATGTAAATATGTTTACAGGTGAGAAAGTTTATTATATTAAAACAAATTCAGGTCTGCCAGATAATTGGGTTTATGCAATAGCCATAGATTCAGAGGGGAACAAATGGATTGGTACAGGTGGTGGTCTTGCAGTATATCGTGAGGGTGGAGTGATACTTGATGTTAATGAGAAAGAAGAAAATCCTGTATCTAAGAAATTTTCACTATATCAAAATTATCCTAATCCGTTTAATCCTGCGACTGTAATTGAGTTTGATATACCTGAGATTACAAATGTCAAGCTTGAGGTTTATGATATTTTGGGGAGGAAGGTTAAAACAATTCTTGATGAGAGATTAGAGGTTGGGAGGTATCGTGTAAAGTTTGATGGTGGGGATTTGTCGAGTGGGGTATATTTTTATGTTTTGTTGACAAATAAGTTTTCAAGTGTAAAGAAGATGGTGTTGGTGAAGTAA
- a CDS encoding TolB family protein has product MSIQNFIRVSQVILLGLLIFVGCKDNPVSDDGFSVETGPILFISDKSGSYQLYSMNEDGSNVQQLTNDPNFPILDASWSPDGKKIAVVSLVGDESTYPFYRYAIFIMDAYGRNRYQLTQQYVYVDDPVYGKLTYAGALHPVWSPDGKQIAYSRLMVPEAIGNRDIFVINIDGSNELRITSTINFFERIWDWGGKNQAILASAMPWTPYSKILMYTPDGNVLRTWEGDSLGFKCMAYSSKGDKVAYVVDFYPASLAHQDSMFVEDLDSGAIKNITKGTARTYWVVCWSPDDSSILVSVSNRVLILNSDGSDLKDITPFESKVLSPVSWRRR; this is encoded by the coding sequence ATGTCCATTCAAAATTTCATCAGGGTTTCACAAGTGATTTTACTTGGTTTGTTAATTTTTGTTGGGTGTAAAGATAACCCTGTTTCAGATGATGGATTTTCTGTTGAGACTGGTCCAATTCTATTTATTTCCGATAAGAGTGGTTCATATCAACTTTACAGCATGAACGAGGATGGTTCAAATGTTCAACAGTTGACGAATGATCCAAACTTTCCAATACTTGATGCGAGCTGGTCTCCAGATGGGAAGAAGATAGCAGTTGTTTCTCTGGTTGGAGATGAATCTACTTATCCATTCTATCGTTATGCAATTTTCATTATGGATGCTTATGGGAGAAACAGGTATCAATTAACTCAGCAATATGTTTATGTAGATGATCCTGTTTATGGGAAATTGACTTACGCGGGGGCACTTCATCCAGTTTGGTCACCTGATGGAAAGCAGATAGCATATTCAAGGTTGATGGTTCCTGAAGCAATTGGTAACCGGGATATTTTCGTAATAAATATTGATGGATCTAATGAACTGAGAATTACTTCAACTATTAATTTTTTTGAGAGGATATGGGATTGGGGAGGGAAAAATCAGGCGATATTAGCATCAGCAATGCCCTGGACTCCATATTCAAAGATTCTTATGTATACCCCCGATGGTAATGTTTTAAGAACTTGGGAAGGTGACAGTCTGGGCTTCAAGTGTATGGCATATTCATCAAAAGGTGATAAGGTTGCATACGTGGTGGATTTTTATCCTGCTTCCTTAGCTCATCAGGATAGCATGTTTGTAGAAGATTTGGATAGTGGTGCGATTAAAAACATTACTAAAGGCACAGCTCGAACTTATTGGGTTGTTTGCTGGTCACCTGATGATTCCTCTATTCTGGTTAGTGTATCGAATAGAGTTTTGATTTTAAATTCAGATGGGAGTGACCTCAAAGATATCACTCCTTTTGAATCTAAGGTTCTTTCTCCTGTAAGTTGGCGAAGGAGGTGA
- a CDS encoding TolB family protein, which produces MSIQNFIRVSQVILLSLLIFVGCKDNPVSDGGFSVEAGSILFISDKSGSYQLYSMNEDGSNVQQLTNDPNFPILDASWSPDGKKIAVVSLVGDESTYPFYRYAIFIMDAYGRNRYQLTQQYVYVDDPVYGKLTYAGALHPVWSTDGKQIAYSRLMVPEAIANRDIFTINIDGTNEKRVTTTISVNETITDWSPDGQSFLCDIINWSKPGSRKFVAILSTRGEMKKQISVDTVTSGHGLWSPNQAYIVLTSWSGVRHDLFISDGDGNNARVLRTTNNTFNYPVAWSSDNQRILFNSSGDIFMVRRDGGGLTKITPVNFAEVEAVSWRRR; this is translated from the coding sequence ATGTCCATTCAAAATTTCATCAGGGTTTCACAAGTGATTTTACTTAGTTTGTTAATTTTTGTTGGGTGTAAAGATAACCCTGTTTCAGATGGTGGATTTTCTGTTGAGGCTGGTTCAATTCTATTTATTTCCGATAAGAGTGGTTCATATCAACTTTACAGCATGAACGAGGATGGTTCAAATGTTCAACAGTTGACGAATGATCCAAACTTTCCAATACTTGATGCGAGCTGGTCTCCAGATGGGAAGAAGATAGCAGTTGTTTCTCTGGTTGGAGATGAATCTACTTATCCATTCTATCGTTATGCAATTTTCATTATGGATGCTTATGGGAGAAACAGGTATCAATTAACTCAGCAATATGTTTATGTAGATGATCCTGTTTATGGGAAATTGACTTACGCGGGGGCACTTCATCCAGTTTGGTCAACTGATGGAAAGCAAATTGCATATTCAAGGTTGATGGTTCCTGAAGCAATTGCTAACCGGGATATCTTTACAATTAATATAGATGGAACAAATGAAAAGAGGGTAACAACCACTATCTCAGTGAATGAAACTATCACTGATTGGTCGCCAGATGGGCAATCATTTTTATGTGATATAATTAATTGGTCAAAGCCAGGGTCCCGCAAATTTGTTGCTATCCTTTCAACTCGGGGTGAAATGAAGAAACAAATTTCTGTTGATACTGTGACAAGTGGTCATGGATTGTGGAGTCCAAATCAAGCGTATATAGTTCTTACTTCATGGAGTGGGGTTAGACATGATCTTTTCATTTCTGATGGAGATGGGAATAATGCAAGAGTTCTTAGAACAACGAATAATACATTTAACTACCCGGTTGCTTGGTCAAGCGATAATCAGAGAATATTATTCAACTCTTCTGGAGATATCTTCATGGTCAGACGAGACGGCGGTGGTTTAACAAAGATTACTCCGGTTAATTTCGCAGAAGTAGAGGCTGTAAGTTGGCGAAGGAGGTGA
- the rpoN gene encoding RNA polymerase factor sigma-54, which translates to MGFENKKGGGIVMLSLQQKIALQQKLSPQQIQYQKLLQLNTLALEQRIKTELELNPILEETTEEELSLDQLEEESDGQEDITLDEEEENYNNREDEFDIEDFMNDTEYEYEFDRLNRSQDEEKFYPIAQQRRSLRDSLIEQLHMLDLTEEEMILGENIIGALDKDGYFKEDLEKFVNDLKLFEQIDVDLKKAEKVLKLIQTLDPPGLGARNLQECLLVQIRNSSFDPYYSYIAEKILENHFDDFVNKRYDNIQKNLNLSKETLKTAISIIQKLNPKPGEGNIDAEEVNQITPDFIIEKVDDNYIVTLNDKSVPSVTISKTYLEMLESKKRKRKISEREKETHKFLREKFESAKWFIASLQQRRNTLLKIMQSILEKQYEFFENGPKYLKPMIYKDIADEIGMDISTISRVVNGKYVQSPQGIHELKYFFSEGLSTDSGDEISNKHIKELIKEICENEPKDNPYSDDKIASILQEKGIHIARRTVAKYREQLKIPIARLRKKL; encoded by the coding sequence ATGGGTTTTGAAAATAAAAAAGGTGGTGGGATAGTTATGTTATCGTTACAACAAAAAATAGCATTACAACAAAAACTTTCGCCTCAGCAAATTCAATATCAAAAATTACTTCAATTAAATACACTGGCTTTAGAACAGAGAATTAAAACTGAACTCGAGCTGAATCCAATACTCGAAGAAACAACTGAAGAAGAATTATCTCTCGATCAGCTCGAAGAAGAAAGCGATGGACAGGAAGATATTACGCTCGATGAAGAAGAAGAAAATTATAATAACAGAGAAGATGAATTTGATATAGAAGATTTTATGAACGATACTGAGTATGAGTATGAATTTGATAGATTAAATAGAAGTCAAGACGAAGAAAAATTTTATCCTATTGCACAACAAAGAAGATCTTTAAGAGATAGTTTAATCGAGCAGTTACATATGCTCGATTTAACCGAAGAAGAAATGATACTTGGTGAAAATATTATTGGTGCACTTGATAAAGATGGTTACTTTAAAGAAGATTTAGAAAAATTTGTGAATGACCTGAAATTATTTGAACAAATCGATGTCGATCTTAAAAAAGCAGAAAAAGTTCTAAAATTAATTCAAACACTCGATCCACCTGGACTTGGAGCAAGAAATCTACAGGAATGTTTACTTGTTCAAATTAGAAATTCTTCTTTTGATCCATATTACTCTTACATAGCAGAAAAAATTCTTGAAAATCATTTTGATGATTTTGTAAATAAAAGATATGATAATATTCAGAAGAATTTGAATCTATCGAAAGAAACACTTAAAACAGCAATTAGTATTATTCAAAAGTTAAATCCCAAACCTGGCGAAGGAAATATAGATGCCGAAGAAGTTAATCAAATAACTCCAGACTTTATTATTGAGAAAGTAGATGATAATTATATTGTAACACTGAACGATAAAAGTGTCCCGTCTGTTACTATTAGTAAAACATATCTTGAAATGCTTGAATCTAAAAAAAGAAAAAGAAAAATCTCCGAACGAGAAAAAGAAACTCATAAATTTTTACGAGAAAAATTTGAATCGGCAAAATGGTTTATTGCATCTTTACAACAACGAAGAAATACTCTTTTGAAGATAATGCAATCGATACTCGAAAAACAATATGAATTTTTTGAAAATGGTCCAAAATATCTTAAGCCTATGATTTATAAAGATATTGCAGACGAAATTGGAATGGATATTTCAACCATTAGTCGAGTTGTAAATGGTAAATATGTTCAAAGTCCACAGGGCATACACGAATTAAAATATTTCTTCAGCGAAGGTTTATCTACAGATAGCGGAGATGAAATTTCTAATAAACATATTAAAGAATTAATAAAAGAAATATGTGAAAACGAACCAAAAGATAATCCATACAGTGATGATAAAATTGCAAGTATACTTCAGGAGAAAGGAATTCATATTGCAAGAAGAACTGTTGCTAAGTATCGAGAACAACTAAAAATACCCATTGCACGGCTACGCAAAAAATTATGA
- a CDS encoding HAD family acid phosphatase translates to MQLLRIYSLFIILFLFSSCTSLDPAIKIINLDAAKNAVQNYYESGLFDYECSKIIDKAIKHIEKIKTNEKSSVVFDIDETALSNYEYIKSIGFGFRMDLWNNWINEGKARSIPQTKRFYDYLISRNIRVIFITGRYEEERDATIRNLIEQGYTKFDTLIARKKEERNIPAAEFKALKREELVKKGYEIIANIGDQWSDLVGGNSGYKIKLPNYLYLID, encoded by the coding sequence ATGCAGCTTTTGAGAATATATTCTTTATTCATTATTCTTTTTTTATTTTCTTCTTGCACTTCTTTAGATCCCGCCATTAAAATAATTAATCTTGACGCTGCTAAAAATGCTGTTCAGAATTATTATGAATCGGGACTTTTTGATTATGAGTGCTCTAAAATTATTGATAAAGCAATTAAGCATATCGAAAAAATAAAAACAAATGAAAAATCATCAGTAGTTTTTGATATAGATGAAACTGCTCTTTCGAATTATGAATATATTAAATCTATTGGTTTTGGATTTAGAATGGATTTATGGAATAATTGGATCAATGAAGGTAAAGCAAGATCAATACCACAGACAAAACGATTTTATGATTATTTGATATCAAGGAATATTCGAGTTATATTTATTACAGGAAGATATGAAGAAGAAAGAGATGCTACAATCAGGAATTTAATTGAACAGGGTTATACAAAGTTTGATACACTCATTGCAAGAAAAAAAGAAGAACGCAATATTCCAGCAGCTGAGTTTAAAGCTCTTAAGAGAGAAGAACTTGTTAAAAAAGGTTATGAAATTATTGCTAATATTGGCGATCAATGGAGCGACCTTGTCGGTGGAAATTCTGGCTATAAAATTAAATTGCCAAACTATTTGTATTTAATTGATTAA
- the hslU gene encoding ATP-dependent protease ATPase subunit HslU, protein MNDNLMKQLTPSQIVKELDKYIIGQTEAKRAVAIALRNRWRRQKVEESIKEEIMPNNIILIGPTGVGKTEIARRLAKLAGAPFIKVEASKYTEVGYVGRDVESMIRDLTEIAVNMVRSEKTLEVKEKAERLAEEKILDYLIPPVKKTTKVPDEDGESEEIRNEKTREWMREKLRKGELDDRMIEFDVSTPAFGMQVLGPMGMDDITMNLQDMLSSMIPKKKKKRKTTIREARQILAQEEAEKLIDMEAVQKEAIQRVQESGIVFIDEIDKIAGNKSTHGPDVSREGVQRDLLPIVEGSTVNTKYGPVKTEHILFIASGAFHVSKPSDLIPELQGRFPIRVELKSLTEEDFIKILTLPENALLKQYAALLQTEGVQIEFTDDAIKEIARTAALVNEQVENIGARRLHTILTTLLEDILFDVPDKMPDSVIKITGEMVNQKLEKIVKNRDLSKYIL, encoded by the coding sequence ATGAACGATAATTTAATGAAACAGCTAACGCCTTCTCAAATAGTTAAAGAATTGGATAAGTATATAATTGGGCAAACCGAAGCAAAAAGAGCTGTTGCAATCGCTTTAAGAAATAGATGGCGTCGTCAAAAAGTTGAAGAAAGTATTAAAGAAGAAATTATGCCCAATAATATTATACTTATTGGACCTACTGGTGTAGGAAAAACAGAAATTGCGAGACGACTTGCTAAACTTGCAGGTGCCCCATTTATAAAAGTTGAAGCATCAAAATATACAGAAGTTGGATATGTAGGTAGAGATGTTGAATCGATGATACGAGATTTAACAGAAATTGCTGTAAATATGGTTCGTTCCGAAAAAACTCTTGAAGTAAAAGAAAAAGCAGAACGTCTTGCCGAAGAAAAAATTCTCGATTATCTAATTCCTCCTGTTAAAAAAACAACTAAAGTCCCTGATGAAGATGGAGAAAGTGAAGAAATTAGAAATGAAAAAACAAGAGAATGGATGAGAGAAAAACTTCGTAAAGGAGAACTTGATGATCGTATGATTGAATTTGATGTATCCACTCCTGCTTTTGGTATGCAGGTTTTGGGACCTATGGGAATGGATGATATTACAATGAATCTTCAGGATATGTTAAGCAGTATGATTCCAAAGAAAAAGAAAAAAAGAAAAACTACTATAAGAGAAGCTCGACAAATTCTTGCTCAGGAAGAAGCAGAAAAATTAATTGATATGGAAGCTGTTCAGAAAGAAGCAATTCAAAGAGTACAGGAATCTGGCATTGTCTTCATAGATGAAATTGATAAAATTGCTGGTAATAAAAGTACACATGGACCTGATGTTTCGAGAGAAGGAGTTCAAAGAGATTTACTACCAATAGTTGAAGGTTCTACAGTTAATACAAAATATGGACCTGTTAAAACCGAGCATATTTTGTTTATTGCTTCAGGTGCATTTCATGTTTCAAAACCTTCGGATTTAATTCCAGAACTTCAAGGAAGATTTCCCATTCGTGTTGAACTAAAAAGTTTGACAGAAGAAGATTTTATAAAAATTCTTACACTACCAGAAAATGCTTTGCTTAAACAATATGCAGCACTTTTACAAACAGAAGGTGTACAAATAGAATTTACAGATGATGCAATAAAAGAAATTGCCAGAACAGCAGCTCTTGTAAATGAACAGGTTGAAAATATTGGGGCAAGAAGATTACATACTATCCTTACAACATTACTTGAAGATATATTGTTTGATGTTCCTGATAAAATGCCAGATTCAGTAATAAAAATTACTGGAGAGATGGTAAATCAAAAATTAGAGAAGATAGTTAAGAATAGAGATTTGAGTAAATATATACTTTAA
- a CDS encoding methyltransferase family protein, translated as MIVDTFLIVLLFSLFAFTHSFLASNKIKERLIKNIGEKIAFYRLFYNLTSIILFLAFLFLAPKPDVIIYDLHYPFDIITFVLQIISFIGLLWSLKGTDLKEFSGIAQLMRYIKGEYKLDDGDAIYNFRVEGAYKFVRHPVYLFSILFLGFRPIMDLFYFVTFICVVIYFYIGSLFEEKKLVQKFGMMYSEYQKRVPRLIPYKIFINKWSNR; from the coding sequence ATGATTGTTGATACATTTTTAATTGTTCTTTTATTTTCTTTATTTGCTTTTACACATTCTTTTTTAGCATCCAATAAAATTAAAGAAAGACTTATAAAAAATATTGGTGAAAAAATTGCTTTTTATCGATTATTCTATAATCTTACATCAATAATCTTATTTCTTGCATTTTTATTTTTAGCTCCTAAACCCGATGTAATAATTTACGACTTACATTATCCCTTCGATATTATTACTTTTGTATTGCAAATAATTTCCTTTATTGGATTACTGTGGTCGCTTAAAGGAACTGATTTGAAAGAATTTTCAGGCATTGCACAACTTATGCGATATATTAAAGGAGAATATAAACTTGATGATGGTGATGCAATTTACAATTTCAGAGTAGAAGGAGCATACAAATTTGTACGTCATCCAGTTTATTTATTTTCAATATTGTTTTTAGGATTTAGACCGATAATGGATTTATTTTATTTTGTTACTTTCATTTGTGTTGTAATTTATTTTTATATTGGATCTCTTTTTGAAGAAAAGAAATTAGTTCAAAAATTTGGTATGATGTATTCAGAATATCAAAAGAGAGTTCCCAGATTAATTCCTTACAAAATATTTATAAATAAATGGAGTAATAGATGA